The following proteins come from a genomic window of Anabas testudineus chromosome 3, fAnaTes1.2, whole genome shotgun sequence:
- the cog4 gene encoding conserved oligomeric Golgi complex subunit 4: protein MADGGPVAVKRCDSGSVSSVSMETISALTELEDLERVYQQLCTEEKEVETELDRLVGQEGAIHTKMLALQRMGPNLQLIGGDASQLSGMITFTCSLAENVSRKVRQLDLAKTRLYNVIQRTDDILDLKFCTDGVQTALRNEDYEQAAAHIHRYLSLDQSVIELSRQGEESSAVDASLVMLQEAEQKLKVIVAEKLDEAVAAVNLAQVERFFKIFPLLGLHQQGLARFGQYLCSQLASKAEENLLLATGADLGEKRALLIFADTLTLLLEGIARVIETHQPIVETYYGPGHLYTLITHLQQECDKQAQKIVDKFIQQRGYHNKFQIVQSSMMKSMPGERIEPRELDPVLSEVTLMNARAELYLRFLRRRIMADFEVGDAQSITQEHQQNVEKLLKHCLLSRTMQELIGYYIPMEEYYMRESVNKAVAMDTYEKGQLTSSMVDDCFYIVKKCISRALSSSSIDCLCAMINHANSVLESDFREVLYNKLRQGFPATTLQDIQRGVSSAVSLMQSSLQQGKFNTLGIESTENAKAAFLVTLNNVEVCSENITTLKRNLESDCAKLFNQGGSSGDQAKIESCLSDLVNTSTKFKDLLQEGLTELNTTAIKPQVKPWISSFLSISHNIEEEEFNDYEANDPWVQQLIVNLEQLMAEFKTALSPVIYDTLTSLMTSLISIEMEKTVLKCSFSRLGGLQFDKELRSLVAYLTTVTTWTIRDKFARLTQMATILNLERVTEILDYWGPNSGPLTWRLTPAEVRQVLALRIDFRSEDIKRLRL from the exons ATGGCTGACGGGGGACCGGTGGCAGTGAAGAGGTGCGACTCTGGCTCGGTGTCCTCTGTGAGTATGGAGACTATCTCGGCTCTGACAGAGCTGGAGGACCTGGAGAGGGTTTACCAGCAACTCTGCACCGAGGAG AAAGAAGTGGAAACTGAGCTGGACCGACTGGTGGGACAGGAAGGGGCCATTCACACTAAGATGCTGGCACTGCAGAGGATGGG GCCCAATCTACAGTTGATTGGAGGAGATGCCAGTCAGCTGTCGGGCATGATCACATTCACCTGCAGCTTGGCTGAAAATGTCAGTCGTAAAGTCAGACAGCTCGACCTGGCAAAG ACTCGGCTGTATAACGTCATCCAGCGTACTGACGATATCCTCGATTTGAAGTTCTGCACAGACGGTGTGCAGACAGCGCTGCGTAATGAAGATTACGAACAAGCTGCTGCACACATCCACCGATACCTTTCTCTGGACCAGTCAGTTATTGAGCTGAGCAGGCAGGGAGAAGAAA GCAGTGCTGTCGACGCCAGTCTGGTCATGCTGCAGGAGGCAGAGCAGAAACTCAAGGTGATTGTTGCTGAGAAGCTCGATGAAGCCGTAGCTGCAGTCAACCTTGCACAGGTGGAGAGGTTTTTCAAGATCTTCCCTCTGCTGGGCCTCCACCAGCAGGGTCTCGCCCGCTTTGGTCAATATCTCTGCAGTCAG CTTGCTTCCAAAGCTGAGGAAAACCTGCTTTTAGCTACAGGAGCAGACTTAGGCGAGAAAAGAGCGCTGCTCATATTTGCAGATACTCTGACACTGCTGCTGGAAG GCATCGCTCGTGTGATTGAGACTCATCAGCCTATAGTGGAAACCTATTACGGTCCGGGTCATCTGTACACACTCATCACTCACCTGCAGCAGGAATGTGACAAACAGGCCCAGAAAATAGTCGATAAGTTCATCCAGCAGAGAGGATACCACAACAAG TTTCAGATCGTCCAGAGCAGCATGATGAAGAGCATGCCAGGGGAGAGGATAGAGCCCag GGAACTGGATCCTGTACTGTCAGAAGTAACCCTGATGAATGCACGTGCTGAGCTCTACCTGCGCTTTTTACGTCGCCGCATTATGGCCGACTTTGAAGTTGGAGACGCTCAGAGCATCACACAGG AGCATCAGCAGAATGTGGAGAAGCTGTTGAAACACTGTCTGCTGAGCAGGACGATGCAGGAACTGATTGGCTACTACATTCCAATGGAAGAATACTACATGAGGGAGTCTGTCAACAAG GCCGTTGCTATGGACACATATGAAAAGGGTCAGCTGACGTCCAGCATGGTGGACGACTGCTTCTACATTGTGAAGAAGTGCATCAGTCGAGCTTTGTCCAGCTCCAGCATCGACTGCCTGTGTGCTATGATCAACCACGCTAACTCTGTGCTGGAGTCGGACTTCAG AGAGGTGTTGTACAATAAACTGCGGCAGGGTTTTCCGGCTACAACGCTTCAGGACATCCAGCGTGGCGTCAGCAGCGCGGTCAGTCTGATGCAAAGCAGCTTACAGCAGGGAAAGTTCAACACACTCGGCATCGAGAGCACCGAAAACGCCAAGGCTGCATTTCTG GTGACACTGAATAATGTTGAGGTGTGCAGCGAGAATATCACAACCTTAAAGAGGAATCTTGAG AGTGACTGTGCCAAGCTGTTTAATCAGGGCGGCAGCTCAGGTGATCAAGCCAAGATTGAAAGTTGTCTGTCCGACCTTGTCAACACATCTACAAAGTTCAAAGATCTCTTACAG GAGGGTCTGACTGAGTTAAACACAACAGCCATTAAGCCTCAGGTCAAACCCTGGATCAGCAGCTTCTTGTCCATCTCACACAATATAGAGGAG GAGGAGTTTAATGACTATGAAGCTAATGATCCCTGGGTGCAGCAGCTGATTGTTAACTTGGAGCAGCTCATGGCAGAATTCAAG ACGGCCCTCTCTCCTGTCATCTACGACACTCTGACCAGCCTGATGACCAGTTTGATTTCTATCGAAATGGAGAAGACTGTGTTGAAATGCTCGTTCAGCAGG CTTGGAGGTCTCCAGTTTGATAAAGAGCTTCGGTCTCTCGTGGCGTATCTGACCACCGTGACCACCTGGACCATCAGGGACAAGTTTGCTCGTCTCACACAAATGGCTACGATCCTCAACCTAGAGCGG GTAACTGAGATCTTGGATTACTGGGGCCCTAACTCTGGGCCTTTGACGTGGCGGCTGACCCCGGCTGAGGTGCGTCAGGTGCTGGCGCTGCGCATCGACTTCCGAAGTGAAGACATCAAGAGACTGAGACTGTAA
- the ogfod1 gene encoding prolyl 3-hydroxylase OGFOD1 has protein sequence MASKRQQDECRKQDKKKKKKKCEEAAELCSWVEDEQVKSAVKEAWSRRSHCSHGDLELDCHPFPHCIIKNFLSSEAFVENLQRELLELNFHEKSNDLYKFKQSEDLKKRTEPYIAGLRTALFGRFRSWLGDVLGVELEPTVDISCARYEYTDVLLCHDDELEGRRVAFILYLVPPWQSSDGGTLDLYTTDSNFQPQSIVKSLVPSWNTLVLFEVSPVSFHQVSEVLSQDKCRLSLGGWFHGPSLERPPRYIEPLVPRSPHIPRDETLLLEWVNPVYLDISYQEQIQEEFEDNSEIQLKDFLKEEKFREVNEQLRLSQIQWMKRGPPNKRCCEVASLETVPQCVSACWELLHSEAFFLLLSNFTGLRLHYLCPADDDDDNDEDKVRKNKPEEERDEEATGSSSESANASREKELSTPVCCGELRRWSHGGYTLLHDGEAARAEYALDLLLPFGCTGWESEFGGFTCYVANEEDEELLTVYPEDNSLALVYRDKETLKFVKHVNHKSFSDSADSSTCRAFYDFSFVYYE, from the exons ATGGCATCTAAACGACAACAGGACGAGTGTAGGAaacaagacaagaagaaaaagaagaagaaatgtgaggaagcagctgaacttTGTTCGTGGGTTGAAGACGAGCAGGTGAAGAGCGCAGTGAAGGAGGCGTGGAGCCGGAGGAGCCACTGCAGCCACG GTGATCTTGAGTTGGATTGCCACCCTTTCCCTCACTGCATCATCAAGAACTTCCTCAGCAGCGAGGCATTTGTAGAAAATCTGCAGAGGGAACTGCTGGAGCTCAACTTCCACGAGAAGTCAAATGATCTCTACAAATTTAAACAG tCGGAAGACTTGAAGAAGAGAACAGAGCCTTACATCGCAGGACTCAG GACAGCTCTGTTTGGGCGTTTCCGCTCCTGGCTTGGTGACGTGTTGGGGGTCGAACTGGAGCCAACAGTTGATATTTCTTGTGCCAGATACGAGTATACAG ATGTTCTCCTGTGTCATGATGATGAACTGGAGGGGCGGCGCGTTGCTTTCATTCTGTATCTTGTCCCTCCCTGGCAGAGCAGCGATGGGGGAACCCTCGACCTGTACACAACGGACA GTAATTTCCAACCACAGAGTATAGTGAAGTCACTTGTGCCCTCTTGGAACACGCTCGTCCTCTTTGAGGTTTCTCCAGTCTCGTTTCACCAA GTGTCAGAGGTTCTGTCTCAGGATAAGTGTCGTCTGTCTCTGGGCGGCTGGTTTCATGGACCGTCTCTGGAGCGTCCTCCTCGATATATTGAGCCCCTCGTCCCGAGGAGTCCACACATACCGAGAGAT GAGACGCTGTTGCTGGAGTGGGTTAATCCAGTGTACCTGGACATCTCCTATCAAGAGCAGATTCAGGAGGAGTTTGAGGACAACTCTGAAATTCAGCTCAAAGATTTTCTCAAG GAGGAAAAGTTCAGGGAGGTGAATGAACAGCTGCGACTCTCTCAGATTCAGTGGATGAAGAGAGGTCCGCCCAATAAGAG ATGCTGTGAAGTGGCTTCTCTGGAAACCGTGCctcagtgtgtgagtgcatgttgGGAGCTGCTTCATTCAGAGGCTTTCTTCCTGCTTCTCTCCAATTTCACCGGCCTCCGACTGCACTACCTGTGTCctgcagatgatgatgatgataatgatgaagaCAAAGTGAGGAAGAACAAGCCAGAAGAAGAACGGGATGAAGAAGCCACTGGCTCTTCAAGTGAATCAGCAAATGCAAGCAGAGAGAAGG agCTGAGCACACCTGTATGTTGTGGTGAACTGCGTCGATGGTCCCATGGCGGCTACACTCTGTTGCATGACGGAGAGGCAGCACGTGCAGAGTACGCTCTGGACCTACTTTTGCCTTTTGGGTGTACAG GCTGGGAGTCAGAGTTCGGGGGGTTCACGTGTTACGTTGCtaatgaggaggatgaagag cTTCTGACAGTTTATCCGGAGGACAACTCCCTCGCCCTCGtctacagagacaaagaaaccCTCAAGTTTGTCAAACATGTCAACCACAAAAGCTTCTCAGATTCTGCTGACAGTTCGACCTGCAGGGCATTTTATGACTTCTCTTTTGTGTACTATGAATAA
- the gnao1b gene encoding guanine nucleotide binding protein (G protein), alpha activating activity polypeptide O, b, with translation MGCTLSAEERAALDRSKAIEKNLKEDGLVAAKDVKLLLLGGGESGKSTIVKQMKIIHEDGFSGDDVKQYKPVVYSNTIQSLAAILRAMDSLGIEFGDKDRKADAKLVCDVVSRMEDTEPYSAELLAAMKRLWADAGTQECFSRSREYQLNDSAKYYLDSLDRIGAADYQPTEQDILRTRVKTTGIVETHFTFKNLHFRLFDVGGQRSERKKWIHCFEDVTAIIFCVALSGYDQVLHEDETTNRMHESLMLFDSICNNKFFIDTSIILFLNKKDLFAEKIKKSPLTICFPEYTGANTYDDATAYIQVQFESKNRSPNKEIYCHLTCATDTGNIQVVFDAVTDIIIANNLRGCGLY, from the exons ATGGGGTGTACGCTGAGCGCCGAGGAGCGCGCCGCTCTGGACCGGAGCAAGGCCATCGAGAAAAACCTGAAGGAGGACGGACTGGTCGCCGCCAAGGAcgtcaaactgctgctgctcg GCGGCGGAGAATCCGGCAAAAGCACCATCGTCAAACAGATGAA gaTTATACATGAAGATGGCTTTTCTGGGGATGACGTGAAGCAGTATAAGCCTGTGGTCTACAGCAACACCATCCAGAGCTTGGCGGCCATCCTCCGAGCCATGGACTCGCTGGGCATCGAGTTTGGAGACAAGGATAGAAAA GCTGATGCTAAGCTGGTTTGCGATGTGGTCAGTCGTATGGAGGACACTGAGCCGTACTCTGCAGAGCTTCTCGCTGCCATGAAGCGTTTATGGGCCGACGCGGGGACTCAGGAGTGTTTCAGCCGTTCCCGGGAATACCAGCTCAACGACTCTGCTAAATA CTACCTGGACAGTCTAGATCGGATCGGGGCGGCCGACTACCAGCCCACGGAGCAGGATATCCTGAGAACCAGAGTGAAGACCACTGGCATTGTTGAAACCCACTTCACCTTTAAAAACCTCCATTTCAG GCTGTTTGACgtgggaggtcagaggtcagaaaGGAAGAAGTGGATTCACTGCTTTGAAGATGTGACAGCCATTATCTTCTGTGTTGCTCTGAGTGGATACGACCAAGTGCTGCATGAAGACGAGACAACT AACCGCATGCACGAGTCGCTCATGCTCTTTGACTCCATCTGTAACAACAAGTTCTTCATCGACACCTCaatcatcctcttcctcaacAAGAAGGATCTGTTCGCTGAGAAGATCAAGAAGTCACCGCTGACGATCTGTTTTCCCGAATACACAG GTGCTAACACTTACGACGATGCTACAGCGTATATTCAGGTTCAGTTTGAGAGTAAGAACCGCTCTCCCAATAAGGAGATCTACTGTCACCTGACCTGTGCCACAGACACAGGGAACATCCAGGTAGTGTTTGATGCCGTCACTGACATCATTATTGCAAACAACCTTAGAGGGTGTGGCTTATACTGA
- the tradd gene encoding tumor necrosis factor receptor type 1-associated DEATH domain protein, with product MADKTSDHGSWTGCAVLFLRSLCPGVNLLSHYKDQQGKFIVFKVIKVTLADSAGGVGGYEILKVHDADPFLGVEVKFMDVAACRQFLESYSSGTLRQFLSQHACRLLALPQEPPVETQLKAGTHILDLCLDKLDVCLRHVHLSQPERLRDEEIESLEQQLQRKALGVAPQPQEESAVPINCFKFQNRVFEDRTLTQADVQRFSNSVGREWKQVGRTLGKSCRALKSPAVDNLAYEYEKDGLYEQAYQMMYRFMQAEGKAAKLSRLVKALEDCKLIRLAENVVGIQPRE from the exons ATGGCAGATAAGACTTCAGATCATGGGTCGTGGACAGGATGTGCGGTGTTGTTCCTGCGGTCGCTCTGTCCTGGTGTGAATCTGCTCTCTCACTACAAAGACCAACAGGGGAAGTTCATTGTTTTCAAAGTCATCAAAGTGACACTGGCAG ATTCTGCAGGAGGTGTCGGTGGTTATGAGATATTAAAGGTCCATGATGCGGATCCCTTCCTGGGGGTAGAGGTGAAGTTTATGGATGTGGCAGCATGTCGGCAGTTCCTGGAGAGCTACAGCTCTGGAACGCTGCGTCAGTTTCTCTCCCAACACGCCTGCCGGCTTCTCGCTCTGCCCCAAGAGCCCCCAGTGGAAACCCAGCTCAAGGCTGGCACACACATTCTGGATCTGTGTCTGGACAAGCTGGACGTTTGCCTGCGGCACGTCCACCTTTCACAG CCGGAGCGCCTCCGGGATGAAGAGATTGAAAGtttggagcagcagctgcagaggaaggcCCTTGGTGTTGCCCCACAGCCACAGGAAGAGTCTGCTGTCCCCATCAACTGCTTCAAGTTTCAGAACAGAGTATTTG AGGACCGAACGCTGACGCAGGCAGATGTTCAGAGATTTTCAAACTCAGTGGGCCGTGAGTGGAAGCAGGTAGGGAGGACCCTGGGGAAGAGCTGCCGGGCTCTGAAGAGTCCGGCCGTAGACAACCTGGCTTACGAGTATGAGAAGGATGGGCTATATGAGCAAGCCTATCAGATGATGTACCGCTTCATGCAGGCAGAGGGGAAAGCGGCCAAGCTGAGCCGACTGGTCAAAGCACTGGAGGACTGCAAACTTATCAGGCTGGCTGAAAATGTGGTGGGCATTCAGCCACGAGAGTAa